In the Sorghum bicolor cultivar BTx623 chromosome 4, Sorghum_bicolor_NCBIv3, whole genome shotgun sequence genome, TGTGGGTCTAGAGATGCTGGAGTCCAAAATGGAAGTGACTCCAGAGATGCAGCGCCGCATCAACGATGGTTTCAAGCAGTGGATGGGTTCATCCCTTCTATCTTCTGATGACGAGGACGAAGCCACGGATGACTACATTGAGCACGATGCTCCTAGCCCGACTGCCTTGGGTCAACAGCACCAGCAGGAGCATGATCTAGAGACCTGACTGCTGTATAAATAAATGTACATAGAGCCTCCCACTTGTTCGTTGAGGTTTGATGTTGTAAATGCCTGGTTCGGGTTCAATTACTAACAATTGATTGTCTTTGTTCTTTTTCCAtaagagagaagagagaaaaTGAGGGATTAGTTAGCTTCATAAGTTCATATTTGGGTTTTGCTGTTTCATTGCCATTCATATACATGCACAGATAAAGTAGATAGCAACATACGTGTGGGCACGTTGTTCACTAAAGTCAAAGGTCACCTAGAATCCTCTTGAGGATGTATGCTGAGATAAGCAGGAAGTGCTGAATGAGTGGGACCTATTCATGCAAATTGGATCATTGTGCTGAATGAGTGGGACCTGTTCATGCAAATTGGATCATTCTGTACACATTTGACACGGTTAAAGATGTATGGTTTCACATTTTTCGTCGGTTTATTCATGGTACATATAAGTTGTGCATGCTGTTTGGTTTTCGCTATTTAGGAGAATTAGCGAGGGTGATGTCATGTTGTCCACTTTTCGTCGAAGATTGGACCAGATTACTTTTGTTTTCTGATGTCAATCCGTGAAAACATAGAGTGCATACATTTCCATATGTACTATCCACGAATTGAACTGGAAAACCCGAGTCCAGAAAAATGATTAGCTTGAAACGAATCAAAGAATACacgtttgtttttcttttctctgcAAAGTTTGATACATATATACTCCAGAGCTCAAAGTGTCTCCTCTTCTGGAGAACCGCTCTTGAGATCCATCAGCCATGTATGTCCAACCAAAATACGTAGTACTAGTTGAGAAATTAAGCAAGTAGCTACGCACAGCGGTAACCCTTGAATGCGAATGCGTAGTAGGTGGATGAAATCACCCGGCCCTCTTCTTCCCCTCATCTAGAATGTTCTAGAACGTAGAGGCAAGGAATCAGTAAGAGATCGAGAACATCACTAAACAATGGGTACGTACGTGCTGCGCCTCAGCTATGTACACGTAAGCAAGAATCGGATGGGAGAGGAGCCGTCCGCCGTCTCCTCTCCATTGTCGTCGCTTCTTCTCCTCTGAACCATCGACGATCAATCCATGGTGTAGATGActgagctgctgctgctagcaCGTCGATCGGCGGCCGGTCAATGGCGGCTGCACGCGGCGGCGCGACGATCGACGacgatcatatatatatatatatatattattatcagTGGCGCGCCGAGGGGCTCCTCATGCCGCCGGCGGCGAGGCTGTCGACGTAGGAGAACTTCTTGGGCGCCATGCTTGGCGCCTTCTTGAGGAGCATGGCCTCGCCGTCGGCGTCCAGCGTTCCGTCCTCCCTGCGCTTCATCAGCTCGTCCTGGTCGAAGTGCCAGCCCATGAAGTCGAAGAGCGTCATCGACGCCGGCGCCTCGTTCAGCTTCTCCAGCTCCTCCTTGGCGTCCAGCTTCCGCGCCGCGGGCAGCTCCGCCGACTCCATCATCCGCCGCGCCGCCTCCGTCGCCGTCAGGTTctgcgccgccgcgtccgcgctCAGCACGTCCTCGATCCGCGACATGACGCTGTACGCCAGGCTCTCCAGCACGCGCGAGTAGCTCTCCAGCAGGGCGTAACCCACGTCCTGCAAGTGCATcatccagcagcagcagggatAGATTCAGGGATCGAGAAATAAATCAAAGGGAGGATGGATCCATGTCAATGCCGGCGCCGGCCATTGATCCATGGCCATCCATAGCTCCATATAATGAACAGCATCACAATTGCATCGCATACCCTGTTGTACTGGATCTTGGAGATGTCGAGCTGCGACTGCGGCGTCCCCGGGAACTGGATCTTGAGCAGGTGGAGGATGGTCTCGGCGCGCTCCTCGAACTGCTCGCGCTTCTCGAAGCTGACGATGGAGCTCCACGAGGACTTGGAGTCCTTGGTCTGCATCTTGCGCTTCCAGATCACGGTGGAGGCCTCGATGCGGTTCTTGAGGTCCAGCACCTTGTGCTCCGTGGAGAGGTCCATGCCGGCCAAGAACTCCAGAGGGTCGAACGTGTCCTCGGTGATGCTGCGGTAGATTGCGTCGCCAAGGCTCGTCTTCCCTTTCTGTACACATACGTACGTTGCCATTCATCATGTCATGTCAATAATGCATGCCATGTTGGTTTGAGAGATCGAGGTGACGATCTATCGACtgaattgattgattgatccaaaATAATGAAAGTTAAGGAGAAGGATTAGCATTATGGTTTGTTTGCCTTTGGCAGCGACTCGATGTAGATCTCCGGGATCTCCATCTCCACGAGCACCTGCGCGTTGATGGCCATGGCCGCCTTGAGCACCTGGTTGACGCACTCCTTCTGGTACTGCAGCCACTTGCGGGTCACGTCCGACAGCCCCTCCGACGGCACCTTCACCGTCGGCATCCACCACTTGtcgtcgtcgcgcttgttgtcACCGCCCTTCTCGTACCAGAACTCGGTCTGGTCAACGAAGTTGTCCATGTAGCCCTGCATGCGCCAAATTTTTTCAATATAATCGTTGATCCATGGATCATTAATTGTTAGTATATAGAATGATTGACAGATAATCGTGCAAGCACGCAGCACTCACGATGAGCATGGCGTCGAGCTTCCGCAGCGCGGGGATGTTCATGGCGAGGTCGCGCCGCTGCGCCGTGGACATGATCTGCGTGCCAGTCAAGAATGTTCACGACGACGACGGGGGCAGCTGACAGGCATGCGATCGAAACTGCCAAAGGCTGGGCATGCAAAACCACGATGTGAATGTGATGATGATCACCGGCGGCCTACCTCCATTGTTGTCCCGTTCTCGGCGGTCTGGCGCGTGGGCACGAACTCGACGATGTGGTCGGTGACGGAGAGCAGCCATCCCACCTCCCTCTTCCAGCGCTCCTTGGTGTCGGGCGCCATGGGCTCCAGCTTGCGGTGCTCGCCGAAGACGGACGCCGCCAGGTTGGTGACGGCGTTGGACAGCGCCAGCGCGGACGCCACGCCCTTGCCGGTGCCGGACATGTCCTCGCCCAGCAGGAGCTTGGCGAACTTCTCCTTCATGGTGTCCAGCTCTGGAACCAAGTAACAATGAGTGGATGAGGAGGATCTCGGATGGGATCATGATGACAATAAAACGAATGAAATCGGGGGCGTCGTCCATCGAAGATGCATATATATGAACTGATGAAGAagagcttgcttgcattgcatatagTACGGTACCTGAGGGTGGGCCGTCGCGGCCCAGGCGCGTCCGCGCCGCGCCGGCCGCCGCAGCCCGGCCGTTGGGAAGCGGCGGTGTGCCGCCGGCGCCATTGCCAAGGGACTCGTGCATCTCGCCCGTGTCGCTGCCGCTCCTGTCGAGGTGGCGCTCTCGCTGCTGCTGGTTGCTGCTGTTGTGCGATCCGGTCTTGTCAAGGCTGTGTCCGCGCCGGAGGAAGCGCACCATCACCCAGCTCACCGCCTCGAGCTTGGCGCGCAAGGCCTGGGCGCGCGGCACTCGGCGGTCTTACACCGCCGCGCCGCCTCACGAGGCGCCACCCTGGCTCCGGCTCCGCTCCCACACCTgatgacgccgccgccgcgcgcgcggacgaCCAAAGCTAGGCCAAGAACGCACGACGGACGTACGGCCGACGGCGACGCGACGACGACCCCCTCGCTCCCGGCCGCTCGCTGCACCGCGCTCTGGACCGATTCGTACCGATCGATCCCACGGCGACGGCGGGCGGCAGCTCACGCAAGGGAGCAGCGGTGGGCGGGGCGGGATGGAGGAGGAGAGAGCATGTCGCGCACGACGGCCGAGGAGAGGGGGGTTGAATTAGGCGAGCGGGGCGATGGACACGGCCGGCCCGAGGGAAAACTAAAAAAAGGAgcggagggcggcggcggccccgCCTAATTTAAGCCGGGGACGAACGTGCGGCGCATCTCGGCCGGGCCGGGGCACCAGCACGAGGGAGGGATATACGTACTGGAGCTCCTCCTCCTAGTAGGTACGAAGGAGTAGATTTGCGGTGGTGATGATGAGCCGCACCGGACGGGACGGGgacgggagagagagagagagagagagagagagagagagagagagagagagagagcccgGGAAAAACGGCGGGACAAGGCTCCCGCCCACTCCTCTCCTTGGCGCCAAATCGGTCGGTCCAATGCCTGTAGTTGACGTGCGACGATCAGCTGATTGTCAATGCGGTTCTTGGCCTACTGAAATTAGTTTTGTGTTTAGACTATCTGAAATGTTGAGAAATGACAatgacacacacacaaaaaaaaaatcacaaatGTTAGTATTCACAACGACCGTATTTTGTTCTTCTGCTTTTCGTTTCCCCCTCACCACGCACTCTTGTTTCAAATCAAGTTTTACTGGGCCCATCGCAATGGGCAATTTCATTTTATTGATTTCCAGTAAGGAAACTCACATGAGACAATAAAAAAAGATGACATTTGCTTAATTGTTGAAACAACTTTCATAGGTGCTCGTTGATGGTGCCCGGTGCTCTAATTTTGTCGATCTTTTCTAGTTGAGGCatcatagttttttttttcttcggcCAAGttattgtttagttttcaaaatttttcaagattctccgtcacatcgaatctttgtacacatgcattaagtattaaatatagacaaaaataaaaactaattacacacttTGTCTATaattcgcgagacgaatcttttgagcctagttactccataattgaataataattgtcacaaacaaacgaaagtgttacagtagtcAAAGCCAAAATTtttcgcgaactgaacaaggccttagttagtTGATTTGACCAAATTGTAAGTGGTGTTGTAAGTTATGATAGTTGTACCAAAGTTGTGCACGATGAGTGAAGCACTCTACTCAGTTGTATATTTTTTCTGGCCCAATTTTCATTTTAAAAAAACTAAGCTAGCACTTGtcgtttttttctttctttatctaataGAAATTACAACAAAGCTTttaccttttttttaaaaaaaagaggagtcTAATAACCTAACTTGTTATACAGTTATGCACGACAACAAATTGTCGCTACAGATTTTGTACTAAACCGGCAGTAAAGTACATTTCCCACCGAGCTTTATATTCGTTAGACTATTTTCAATGGAGAATTTGATAACGCTGCTTTTAatattattaaaataaaataaaatataaatgaAACACCCATACTCAATTCATAGTTTCATTCTATAATTTAATATACATTTAATTTCATAACTCATTAGAGTTAGTAATCGTGTCAACAGAGTTTCTTCGAAATAGAATTCCTTCCTCTTCTTAGAAATGTTGCAACATCATAAAAAAACTTATGTGACAGcctattaaatacaaataaaactcGATTGACCTTATAATAAAACCGATTAGCTTATGTTTGAACTCTGAAGTAGTACGTATTACCACCAGCATTTAAGGCACAGAGAAATCGCAGAAATCTTTCAACACTCAACCGCAGGTTTTCAGCCTTGGGGTACGAATATTTCTCTGAAGATGTTACGCCTGAGAAATCTTGTGGACGCATCAATGCATGAGCACGCATTGCTCTTCTACGTAGCCTATATTAAGGAACAGAGCAGACAGCCAGCATTGCTCTTCTACATAgcctatatactccctccgtccttttTTAATTGCGCTTGCGCTTTCTGAAAAATAACTGCcaacaattatatattaaaaaatattaatatttataatacataattagtatcattagaaagatctttgataattagtattatcagaaagatctttgaatctagttttttaacaaatttatttagagatacaaatgttgcacgtattttttacaaatcgagtcaaacttgtggcacacaCACCAACGacgacaattaaaaagggacagagggagtagacTATATTACACAACATGTACTGACGCATCAATGCATGTGCATCCATCATTCTACGACGCAGGAAAGTGTGTAACTAAACAACACAGGGATTTACAGGTACAAGGGTCAACATGCTCATTGTTAGTAGAAGATATGTTACATGGATCTCAGATCAAGGACAGATTCTTGATTTTCTTGACCTAGTGCAGGTGCACTTCCTAACTTTTTTTTAACTAATACCACATCCCTT is a window encoding:
- the LOC8080391 gene encoding rop guanine nucleotide exchange factor 9, with the protein product MVRFLRRGHSLDKTGSHNSSNQQQRERHLDRSGSDTGEMHESLGNGAGGTPPLPNGRAAAAGAARTRLGRDGPPSELDTMKEKFAKLLLGEDMSGTGKGVASALALSNAVTNLAASVFGEHRKLEPMAPDTKERWKREVGWLLSVTDHIVEFVPTRQTAENGTTMEIMSTAQRRDLAMNIPALRKLDAMLIGYMDNFVDQTEFWYEKGGDNKRDDDKWWMPTVKVPSEGLSDVTRKWLQYQKECVNQVLKAAMAINAQVLVEMEIPEIYIESLPKKGKTSLGDAIYRSITEDTFDPLEFLAGMDLSTEHKVLDLKNRIEASTVIWKRKMQTKDSKSSWSSIVSFEKREQFEERAETILHLLKIQFPGTPQSQLDISKIQYNRDVGYALLESYSRVLESLAYSVMSRIEDVLSADAAAQNLTATEAARRMMESAELPAARKLDAKEELEKLNEAPASMTLFDFMGWHFDQDELMKRREDGTLDADGEAMLLKKAPSMAPKKFSYVDSLAAGGMRSPSARH